Proteins encoded in a region of the Salipiger sp. CCB-MM3 genome:
- a CDS encoding ABC transporter substrate-binding protein, with translation MTKFTSWGIAAAMGLAAGGAQAADELTLQLKWVTQAQFAGYYVAAEQGFYDEEDLDVTIKPGGPDIAPVQVLLGGGADVMVDWLPSALAARENGAPIVNIAQPFKSSGLMLTCLKEHGIESPEDFPGHTLGTWFFGNELPLYSWMSKLGYPTDGSEGGVTIQKINFNVDPLLQKQVECATTMTYNEYWQVIDAGLTPDDLVVFKYQDEGIATLEDGLYTTEESLEDPEMVDKLTRFVRASMKGWKWAEENPDEAAEIVLENDATGAQTEKHQKRMMGEVAKLTAGSNGALDPADFQRTVDVLMSAGADPVITKDPGEAAWTHKISDAALQ, from the coding sequence ATGACTAAGTTTACTTCATGGGGGATCGCCGCGGCGATGGGGCTCGCCGCGGGCGGCGCACAGGCCGCCGACGAGCTGACGCTGCAGCTCAAATGGGTGACGCAGGCGCAGTTCGCCGGCTACTACGTGGCGGCGGAGCAGGGCTTTTACGACGAAGAAGACCTCGACGTGACGATCAAGCCGGGCGGTCCCGACATCGCGCCGGTGCAGGTGCTTTTGGGCGGCGGGGCCGACGTTATGGTCGACTGGCTGCCTTCGGCGCTGGCCGCGCGCGAGAACGGCGCGCCGATCGTCAACATCGCCCAGCCCTTCAAATCCTCGGGCCTGATGCTGACCTGCCTCAAGGAGCATGGCATCGAGAGCCCCGAAGACTTTCCCGGCCACACGCTGGGCACGTGGTTCTTCGGCAACGAGCTGCCGCTCTATTCGTGGATGTCCAAGCTCGGCTACCCGACCGATGGATCCGAGGGTGGGGTGACCATCCAGAAGATCAACTTCAACGTCGACCCGCTGCTGCAAAAGCAAGTCGAATGCGCCACCACCATGACCTATAATGAGTACTGGCAGGTGATCGACGCGGGGCTGACGCCCGATGATCTGGTGGTCTTCAAGTATCAGGACGAGGGTATCGCGACGCTTGAGGATGGTCTCTACACCACCGAGGAAAGCCTCGAGGATCCCGAGATGGTCGACAAGCTGACCCGCTTCGTGCGCGCCTCGATGAAGGGCTGGAAATGGGCCGAGGAAAACCCCGATGAGGCCGCCGAGATCGTGCTGGAAAACGACGCCACCGGCGCGCAGACCGAAAAGCACCAGAAGCGCATGATGGGCGAAGTGGCCAAGCTGACCGCCGGCTCGAACGGCGCGCTTGATCCGGCGGACTTCCAGCGCACCGTCGACGTGCTGATGAGCGCCGGTGCCGATCCGGTGATCACCAAGGATCCGGGTGAGGCGGCCTGGACCCATAAGATCAGCGACGCCGCGCTCCAGTAA